From the Musa acuminata AAA Group cultivar baxijiao chromosome BXJ3-7, Cavendish_Baxijiao_AAA, whole genome shotgun sequence genome, one window contains:
- the LOC135642560 gene encoding uncharacterized protein LOC135642560 isoform X1: protein MEGGRGMSTGRQTVRDLAEEAKKRVVLLLICVFGLSYLMSLTSSSVWVNLPAAAAIIIFCLYLSRDLDIRRRSTVSDKLSLVDEFTQKKSVELLKFSLEKSDWRKKVDSPPVEAAIEQFTRHLISEWVVDLWYSRITSDRDGPEELVEIMNGVIGEISSRARDINLIDLVTRDIVNLICNHLELYRYSQAKIGKQEIMKLPTDRRDIQIKIILAAENKLHPALFSGEAEHKVLQNLANGLMSIVFKPEDLQCSFFRYTVRELLACTVIRPVLNLVNPRFINERIESLALSHANKASKKTGPSEEAPIVKRKAHSVPSDVQISGSLDRSSPGVELVQYKNDTCKTSSDNHSIANGICYTKKGKRPNLETIDDSCPDKSDFVFNEAQNSFSNNSLLSDSQYHDGKRNGASEWAEMLDVISKRKSQVLAPEHLDNMWAKGRNYKKKEVCKPAKSVAQNSSVGFTNTYSGTSNQDKTHPSDISKQCAIISKVESLHATDYNASNQSNPSLQKRTEQRNHEELEQESESSYTSEDDENSTVMGLDSPGTRVWESKNKINAGVSSIRHPLETSESHVARKNSNVYVHHPRTSGTSSGRKRFRLSNQKVPLWQEVQRTSFLLGDGQDVLNASKNDTKILELSDESDVEVRGRIYSGAVASSSFSSVSASESSYSSMKSPDILVLADTFLKLRCEVLGANVVKSGSGTFAVYSVSVTDANNNSWFIKRRFRHFEELHRRLKEFPEYNLSLPPKHFLSSGLDVPVVQERCKLLDVYLKKLLQIPTISESIEVWDFLSVDSQTYVFSDSLSIIQTLSVNLDVKPHEKSAKSFDSIEDVNSQLFSAEKNQNYEIKDSATPMSKSYPESDGFRLRKPYTEKISGPDTRKEQKNSCQDKTGSDPESRLGKNVPSTGKSDQLKKHSVVGVETLQESSKSIHSGGAFSIPTEWVPVPPNLTIPILNLVDVIFQLKDGGWIRRQAFWIAKQLLQLGMGDAFDDWLIEKIQLLRRGVVIASAIKRIEQILWPDGIFLTKHPKRKAPTPVSSPGTQDNQNANPLTTEQQLEADRRAKFVYELIIDKAPAALVSLVGRKEYEQCAQDIYFFLQSPVCLKQFALELLELLFLSAFPELNDAVRQCHEDNQQLETEINQ from the exons ATGGAGGGAGGAAGGGGGATGAGCACGGGAAGGCAGACGGTACGGGACTTGGCGGAGGAGGCCAAGAAGCGGGTGGTGTTGCTCCTCATATGCGTCTTCGGTCTCTCCTACCTCATGTCCT TAACTAGCTCCTCAGTTTGGGTCAACttgcctgctgctgctgctattaTCATATTTTGTCTTTATTTGTCACGTGACCTGGATATTCGAAGGAGGAGCACAGTGTCTGACAAGCTTTCCCTTGTTGATGAATTTACTCAAAAGAAATCTGTTGAACTTCTCAAATTTTCCCTTGAAAAATCAGACTGGAGAAAGAAGGTGGATTCCCCTCCAGTTGAGGCAGCAATAGAGCAATTCACGAGACACCTAATCTCCGAGTGGGTGGTTGATCTTTGGTACTCACGTATAACATCAGACAGAGATGGTCCAGAAGAACTAGTTGAAATCATGAATGGCGTCATTGGGGAAATTTCTTCTCGTGCAAGAGATATAAATCTTATTGATCTTGTGACCAG GGATATTGTCAACCTGATTTGCAACCATCTGGAGCTTTATCGGTATAGCCAGGCTAAGATTGGGAAGCAGGAAATTATGAAGCTACCCACTGACCGGCGAGATATacagattaaaattattttagcaGCTGAGAACAAGTTACATCCAGCTTTGTTTTCTGGAGAAGCAGAACACAAG GTTTTGCAGAATTTGGCCAATGGGCTTATGTCTATAGTTTTCAAGCCTGAAGACTTACAATGTTCATTCTTCCGCTATACAGTCAGAGAGCTTCTTGCTTGCACAGTGATTAGGCCTGTTCTGAACTTAGTTAATCCAAG GTTCATAAATGAAAGGATCGAGTCTTTGGCTCTTTCCCATGCCAATAAGGCTAGCAAGAAAACTGGACCATCAGAAGAAGCACCCATAGTCAAGCGAAAAGCACATTCAGTACCATCTGATGTTCAAATATCTGGATCACTGGATCGGTCAAGTCCAGGCGTTGAACTTGTTCAGTATAAAAATGACACTTGCAAGACCAGTTCAGATAATCACAGCATAGCTAATGGGATATGTTATACAAAGAAGGGAAAACGTCCAAACTTAGAAACGATTGATGACTCTTGTCCTGATAAGTCAGATTTTGTCTTTAATGAAGCTCAGAATTCTTTCTCAAATAACTCTTTGCTATCAGATTCTCAATATCATGATGGAAAAAGGAATGGTGCAAGTGAATGGGCGGAGATGTTGGATGTTATCTCCAAAAGAAAGTCTCAAGTTCTTGCACCAGAACATTTAGACAATATGTGGGCAAAAGGACGAAATTACAAAAAGAAAGAAGTCTGTAAGCCAGCAAAATCAGTTGCACAAAATTCATCTGTAGGATTTACTAACACTTATTCTGGTACctcaaaccaagacaaaacacacCCAAGTGACATATCCAAGCAATGTGCTATCATCTCCAAAGTAGAAAGTCTGCATGCTACTGATTATAATGCCTCTAACCAGTCAAACCCATCACTTCAAAAAAGAACTGAACAGCGTAATCATGAAGAGCTTGAACAAGAAAGTGAAAGTTCCTACACCTCTGAGGATGATGAGAACAGTACCGTCATGGGACTTGATTCCCCTGGAACAAGAGTTTGGGAaagcaaaaacaaaataaatgctGGTGTTTCAAGCATAAGACATCCTCTTGAAACATCTGAAAGTCATGTAGCAAGGAAAAATAGTAATGTTTATGTTCACCATCCTAGGACATCAGGAACATCATCAGGAAGAAAAAGGTTTAGGTTAAGCAATCAAAAGGTCCCACTATGGCAGGAGGTTCAGAGGACATCATTTTTGTTGGGAGATGGTCAGGATGTGCTTAATGCCTCAAAAAACGATACAAAAATATTGGAATTAAGTGATGAGTCAGATGTGGAAGTTAGGGGTAGAATTTACAGTGGGgctgtggcttcttcttctttttcctctgttTCAGCATCTGAGTCATCTTATTCATCTATGAAGTCTCCTGATATCCTTGTATTAGCGGATACATTTCTGAAGTTGAGATGTGAG GTACTTGGGGCCAATGTTGTAAAAAGTGGTTCAGGAACCTTTGCTGTGTATTCAGTTTCTGTGACTGATGCAAATAACAATAGCTGGTTTATAAAAAGAAG GTTTCGTCATTTTGAGGAGCTACATCGACGTCTGAAAGAGTTTCCTGAATATAATTTAAGTTTGCCACCCAAGCATTTTTTGTCATCTGGACTAGATGTTCCTGTTGTTCAAGAAAGATGCAAGCTTCTTGATGTATATTTGAAG AAGCTTCTTCAGATTCCAACCATATCAGAGTCTATAGAGGTCTGGGATTTTCTCAGTGTTGATTCACAG ACATATGTTTTCTCAGATTCTCTCTCCATCATCCAAACATTATCAG TGAATCTTGATGTTAAGCCACATGAAAAGAGTGCGAAAAGTTTTGATTCCATTGAAGATGTCAATAGCCAGTTATTTTCTGCAGAGAAAAATCAAAATTATGAGATCAAAGACAGTGCTACACCAATGAGTAAGAGTTACCCTGAATCTGATGGTTTCAGACTGAGAAAACCATATACGGAGAAAATTTCAGGTCCAGATACTAGAAAGGAGCAGAAGAATTCATGTCAGGACAAGACAGGAAGTGATCCAGAAAGTAGGCTTGGGAAGAATGTTCCATCTACTGGCAAATCCGACCAGCTAAAGAAACACTCAGTAGTGGGAGTTGAGACTTTGCAAGAGAGCTCTAAAAGTATTCATTCTGGTGGGGCCTTCAGCATTCCGACTGAA TGGGTGCCAGTGCCTCCAAATTTGACTATTCCCATATTGAATTTAGTAGATGTAATTTTCCAGCTGAAGGATGGCGGTTGGATCAG GCGCCAAGCTTTTTGGATCGCTAAGCAGTTATTACAGTTGGGAATGGGGGATGCTTTTGATGATTGGCTTATTGAGAAAATCCAGCTTCTTAGAAGGGGAGTGGTAATTGCTTCTGCTATAAAGCGTATTGAGCAA ATTCTCTGGCCTGATGGAATTTTTTTAACTAAACATCCTAAACGAAAAGCTCCAACACCAGTTTCTTCACCGGGCACTCAGGACAACCAAAACGCTAATCCATTGACTACTGAACAACAGCTAGAAGCTGATCGCCGGGCAAAATTCGTTTATGAACTAATAATAG ATAAAGCACCAGCTGCTTTGGTAAGTCTTGTTGGCAGAAAGGAATACGAGCAGTGTGCTCAGGATATATATTTCTTTCTTCAG TCCCCTGTTTGTTTGAAGCAGTTTGCACTAGAACTTCTGGAGCTTCTGTTTTTGTCAGCATTTCCTGAACTCAATGATGCTGTAAGGCAATGCCATGAAGATAATCAGCAGCTGGAAACAGAAATCAATCAATGA
- the LOC135642560 gene encoding uncharacterized protein LOC135642560 isoform X3, protein MKLPTDRRDIQIKIILAAENKLHPALFSGEAEHKVLQNLANGLMSIVFKPEDLQCSFFRYTVRELLACTVIRPVLNLVNPRFINERIESLALSHANKASKKTGPSEEAPIVKRKAHSVPSDVQISGSLDRSSPGVELVQYKNDTCKTSSDNHSIANGICYTKKGKRPNLETIDDSCPDKSDFVFNEAQNSFSNNSLLSDSQYHDGKRNGASEWAEMLDVISKRKSQVLAPEHLDNMWAKGRNYKKKEVCKPAKSVAQNSSVGFTNTYSGTSNQDKTHPSDISKQCAIISKVESLHATDYNASNQSNPSLQKRTEQRNHEELEQESESSYTSEDDENSTVMGLDSPGTRVWESKNKINAGVSSIRHPLETSESHVARKNSNVYVHHPRTSGTSSGRKRFRLSNQKVPLWQEVQRTSFLLGDGQDVLNASKNDTKILELSDESDVEVRGRIYSGAVASSSFSSVSASESSYSSMKSPDILVLADTFLKLRCEVLGANVVKSGSGTFAVYSVSVTDANNNSWFIKRRFRHFEELHRRLKEFPEYNLSLPPKHFLSSGLDVPVVQERCKLLDVYLKKLLQIPTISESIEVWDFLSVDSQTYVFSDSLSIIQTLSVNLDVKPHEKSAKSFDSIEDVNSQLFSAEKNQNYEIKDSATPMSKSYPESDGFRLRKPYTEKISGPDTRKEQKNSCQDKTGSDPESRLGKNVPSTGKSDQLKKHSVVGVETLQESSKSIHSGGAFSIPTEWVPVPPNLTIPILNLVDVIFQLKDGGWIRRQAFWIAKQLLQLGMGDAFDDWLIEKIQLLRRGVVIASAIKRIEQILWPDGIFLTKHPKRKAPTPVSSPGTQDNQNANPLTTEQQLEADRRAKFVYELIIDKAPAALVSLVGRKEYEQCAQDIYFFLQSPVCLKQFALELLELLFLSAFPELNDAVRQCHEDNQQLETEINQ, encoded by the exons ATGAAGCTACCCACTGACCGGCGAGATATacagattaaaattattttagcaGCTGAGAACAAGTTACATCCAGCTTTGTTTTCTGGAGAAGCAGAACACAAG GTTTTGCAGAATTTGGCCAATGGGCTTATGTCTATAGTTTTCAAGCCTGAAGACTTACAATGTTCATTCTTCCGCTATACAGTCAGAGAGCTTCTTGCTTGCACAGTGATTAGGCCTGTTCTGAACTTAGTTAATCCAAG GTTCATAAATGAAAGGATCGAGTCTTTGGCTCTTTCCCATGCCAATAAGGCTAGCAAGAAAACTGGACCATCAGAAGAAGCACCCATAGTCAAGCGAAAAGCACATTCAGTACCATCTGATGTTCAAATATCTGGATCACTGGATCGGTCAAGTCCAGGCGTTGAACTTGTTCAGTATAAAAATGACACTTGCAAGACCAGTTCAGATAATCACAGCATAGCTAATGGGATATGTTATACAAAGAAGGGAAAACGTCCAAACTTAGAAACGATTGATGACTCTTGTCCTGATAAGTCAGATTTTGTCTTTAATGAAGCTCAGAATTCTTTCTCAAATAACTCTTTGCTATCAGATTCTCAATATCATGATGGAAAAAGGAATGGTGCAAGTGAATGGGCGGAGATGTTGGATGTTATCTCCAAAAGAAAGTCTCAAGTTCTTGCACCAGAACATTTAGACAATATGTGGGCAAAAGGACGAAATTACAAAAAGAAAGAAGTCTGTAAGCCAGCAAAATCAGTTGCACAAAATTCATCTGTAGGATTTACTAACACTTATTCTGGTACctcaaaccaagacaaaacacacCCAAGTGACATATCCAAGCAATGTGCTATCATCTCCAAAGTAGAAAGTCTGCATGCTACTGATTATAATGCCTCTAACCAGTCAAACCCATCACTTCAAAAAAGAACTGAACAGCGTAATCATGAAGAGCTTGAACAAGAAAGTGAAAGTTCCTACACCTCTGAGGATGATGAGAACAGTACCGTCATGGGACTTGATTCCCCTGGAACAAGAGTTTGGGAaagcaaaaacaaaataaatgctGGTGTTTCAAGCATAAGACATCCTCTTGAAACATCTGAAAGTCATGTAGCAAGGAAAAATAGTAATGTTTATGTTCACCATCCTAGGACATCAGGAACATCATCAGGAAGAAAAAGGTTTAGGTTAAGCAATCAAAAGGTCCCACTATGGCAGGAGGTTCAGAGGACATCATTTTTGTTGGGAGATGGTCAGGATGTGCTTAATGCCTCAAAAAACGATACAAAAATATTGGAATTAAGTGATGAGTCAGATGTGGAAGTTAGGGGTAGAATTTACAGTGGGgctgtggcttcttcttctttttcctctgttTCAGCATCTGAGTCATCTTATTCATCTATGAAGTCTCCTGATATCCTTGTATTAGCGGATACATTTCTGAAGTTGAGATGTGAG GTACTTGGGGCCAATGTTGTAAAAAGTGGTTCAGGAACCTTTGCTGTGTATTCAGTTTCTGTGACTGATGCAAATAACAATAGCTGGTTTATAAAAAGAAG GTTTCGTCATTTTGAGGAGCTACATCGACGTCTGAAAGAGTTTCCTGAATATAATTTAAGTTTGCCACCCAAGCATTTTTTGTCATCTGGACTAGATGTTCCTGTTGTTCAAGAAAGATGCAAGCTTCTTGATGTATATTTGAAG AAGCTTCTTCAGATTCCAACCATATCAGAGTCTATAGAGGTCTGGGATTTTCTCAGTGTTGATTCACAG ACATATGTTTTCTCAGATTCTCTCTCCATCATCCAAACATTATCAG TGAATCTTGATGTTAAGCCACATGAAAAGAGTGCGAAAAGTTTTGATTCCATTGAAGATGTCAATAGCCAGTTATTTTCTGCAGAGAAAAATCAAAATTATGAGATCAAAGACAGTGCTACACCAATGAGTAAGAGTTACCCTGAATCTGATGGTTTCAGACTGAGAAAACCATATACGGAGAAAATTTCAGGTCCAGATACTAGAAAGGAGCAGAAGAATTCATGTCAGGACAAGACAGGAAGTGATCCAGAAAGTAGGCTTGGGAAGAATGTTCCATCTACTGGCAAATCCGACCAGCTAAAGAAACACTCAGTAGTGGGAGTTGAGACTTTGCAAGAGAGCTCTAAAAGTATTCATTCTGGTGGGGCCTTCAGCATTCCGACTGAA TGGGTGCCAGTGCCTCCAAATTTGACTATTCCCATATTGAATTTAGTAGATGTAATTTTCCAGCTGAAGGATGGCGGTTGGATCAG GCGCCAAGCTTTTTGGATCGCTAAGCAGTTATTACAGTTGGGAATGGGGGATGCTTTTGATGATTGGCTTATTGAGAAAATCCAGCTTCTTAGAAGGGGAGTGGTAATTGCTTCTGCTATAAAGCGTATTGAGCAA ATTCTCTGGCCTGATGGAATTTTTTTAACTAAACATCCTAAACGAAAAGCTCCAACACCAGTTTCTTCACCGGGCACTCAGGACAACCAAAACGCTAATCCATTGACTACTGAACAACAGCTAGAAGCTGATCGCCGGGCAAAATTCGTTTATGAACTAATAATAG ATAAAGCACCAGCTGCTTTGGTAAGTCTTGTTGGCAGAAAGGAATACGAGCAGTGTGCTCAGGATATATATTTCTTTCTTCAG TCCCCTGTTTGTTTGAAGCAGTTTGCACTAGAACTTCTGGAGCTTCTGTTTTTGTCAGCATTTCCTGAACTCAATGATGCTGTAAGGCAATGCCATGAAGATAATCAGCAGCTGGAAACAGAAATCAATCAATGA
- the LOC135642560 gene encoding uncharacterized protein LOC135642560 isoform X2, with product MEGGRGMSTGRQTVRDLAEEAKKRVVLLLICVFGLSYLMSLTSSSVWVNLPAAAAIIIFCLYLSRDLDIRRRSTVSDKLSLVDEFTQKKSVELLKFSLEKSDWRKKVDSPPVEAAIEQFTRHLISEWVVDLWYSRITSDRDGPEELVEIMNGVIGEISSRARDINLIDLVTRDIVNLICNHLELYRYSQAKIGKQEIMKLPTDRRDIQIKIILAAENKLHPALFSGEAEHKVLQNLANGLMSIVFKPEDLQCSFFRYTVRELLACTVIRPVLNLVNPRFINERIESLALSHANKASKKTGPSEEAPIVKRKAHSVPSDVQISGSLDRSSPGVELVQYKNDTCKTSSDNHSIANGICYTKKGKRPNLETIDDSCPDKSDFVFNEAQNSFSNNSLLSDSQYHDGKRNGASEWAEMLDVISKRKSQVLAPEHLDNMWAKGRNYKKKEVCKPAKSVAQNSSVGFTNTYSGTSNQDKTHPSDISKQCAIISKVESLHATDYNASNQSNPSLQKRTEQRNHEELEQESESSYTSEDDENSTVMGLDSPGTRVWESKNKINAGVSSIRHPLETSESHVARKNSNVYVHHPRTSGTSSGRKRFRLSNQKVPLWQEVQRTSFLLGDGQDVLNASKNDTKILELSDESDVEVRGRIYSGAVASSSFSSVSASESSYSSMKSPDILVLADTFLKLRCEVLGANVVKSGSGTFAVYSVSVTDANNNSWFIKRRFRHFEELHRRLKEFPEYNLSLPPKHFLSSGLDVPVVQERCKLLDVYLKKLLQIPTISESIEVWDFLSVDSQTYVFSDSLSIIQTLSVNLDVKPHEKSAKSFDSIEDVNSQLFSAEKNQNYEIKDSATPMSKSYPESDGFRLRKPYTEKISGPDTRKEQKNSCQDKTGSDPESRLGKNVPSTGKSDQLKKHSVVGVETLQESSKSIHSGGAFSIPTEWVPVPPNLTIPILNLVDVIFQLKDGGWIRRQAFWIAKQLLQLGMGDAFDDWLIEKIQLLRRGVVIASAIKRIEQILWPDGIFLTKHPKRKAPTPVSSPGTQDNQNANPLTTEQQLEADRRAKFVYELIIDKAPAALVSLVGRKEYEQCAQDIYFFLQVVLFLCTVPCLFEAVCTRTSGASVFVSIS from the exons ATGGAGGGAGGAAGGGGGATGAGCACGGGAAGGCAGACGGTACGGGACTTGGCGGAGGAGGCCAAGAAGCGGGTGGTGTTGCTCCTCATATGCGTCTTCGGTCTCTCCTACCTCATGTCCT TAACTAGCTCCTCAGTTTGGGTCAACttgcctgctgctgctgctattaTCATATTTTGTCTTTATTTGTCACGTGACCTGGATATTCGAAGGAGGAGCACAGTGTCTGACAAGCTTTCCCTTGTTGATGAATTTACTCAAAAGAAATCTGTTGAACTTCTCAAATTTTCCCTTGAAAAATCAGACTGGAGAAAGAAGGTGGATTCCCCTCCAGTTGAGGCAGCAATAGAGCAATTCACGAGACACCTAATCTCCGAGTGGGTGGTTGATCTTTGGTACTCACGTATAACATCAGACAGAGATGGTCCAGAAGAACTAGTTGAAATCATGAATGGCGTCATTGGGGAAATTTCTTCTCGTGCAAGAGATATAAATCTTATTGATCTTGTGACCAG GGATATTGTCAACCTGATTTGCAACCATCTGGAGCTTTATCGGTATAGCCAGGCTAAGATTGGGAAGCAGGAAATTATGAAGCTACCCACTGACCGGCGAGATATacagattaaaattattttagcaGCTGAGAACAAGTTACATCCAGCTTTGTTTTCTGGAGAAGCAGAACACAAG GTTTTGCAGAATTTGGCCAATGGGCTTATGTCTATAGTTTTCAAGCCTGAAGACTTACAATGTTCATTCTTCCGCTATACAGTCAGAGAGCTTCTTGCTTGCACAGTGATTAGGCCTGTTCTGAACTTAGTTAATCCAAG GTTCATAAATGAAAGGATCGAGTCTTTGGCTCTTTCCCATGCCAATAAGGCTAGCAAGAAAACTGGACCATCAGAAGAAGCACCCATAGTCAAGCGAAAAGCACATTCAGTACCATCTGATGTTCAAATATCTGGATCACTGGATCGGTCAAGTCCAGGCGTTGAACTTGTTCAGTATAAAAATGACACTTGCAAGACCAGTTCAGATAATCACAGCATAGCTAATGGGATATGTTATACAAAGAAGGGAAAACGTCCAAACTTAGAAACGATTGATGACTCTTGTCCTGATAAGTCAGATTTTGTCTTTAATGAAGCTCAGAATTCTTTCTCAAATAACTCTTTGCTATCAGATTCTCAATATCATGATGGAAAAAGGAATGGTGCAAGTGAATGGGCGGAGATGTTGGATGTTATCTCCAAAAGAAAGTCTCAAGTTCTTGCACCAGAACATTTAGACAATATGTGGGCAAAAGGACGAAATTACAAAAAGAAAGAAGTCTGTAAGCCAGCAAAATCAGTTGCACAAAATTCATCTGTAGGATTTACTAACACTTATTCTGGTACctcaaaccaagacaaaacacacCCAAGTGACATATCCAAGCAATGTGCTATCATCTCCAAAGTAGAAAGTCTGCATGCTACTGATTATAATGCCTCTAACCAGTCAAACCCATCACTTCAAAAAAGAACTGAACAGCGTAATCATGAAGAGCTTGAACAAGAAAGTGAAAGTTCCTACACCTCTGAGGATGATGAGAACAGTACCGTCATGGGACTTGATTCCCCTGGAACAAGAGTTTGGGAaagcaaaaacaaaataaatgctGGTGTTTCAAGCATAAGACATCCTCTTGAAACATCTGAAAGTCATGTAGCAAGGAAAAATAGTAATGTTTATGTTCACCATCCTAGGACATCAGGAACATCATCAGGAAGAAAAAGGTTTAGGTTAAGCAATCAAAAGGTCCCACTATGGCAGGAGGTTCAGAGGACATCATTTTTGTTGGGAGATGGTCAGGATGTGCTTAATGCCTCAAAAAACGATACAAAAATATTGGAATTAAGTGATGAGTCAGATGTGGAAGTTAGGGGTAGAATTTACAGTGGGgctgtggcttcttcttctttttcctctgttTCAGCATCTGAGTCATCTTATTCATCTATGAAGTCTCCTGATATCCTTGTATTAGCGGATACATTTCTGAAGTTGAGATGTGAG GTACTTGGGGCCAATGTTGTAAAAAGTGGTTCAGGAACCTTTGCTGTGTATTCAGTTTCTGTGACTGATGCAAATAACAATAGCTGGTTTATAAAAAGAAG GTTTCGTCATTTTGAGGAGCTACATCGACGTCTGAAAGAGTTTCCTGAATATAATTTAAGTTTGCCACCCAAGCATTTTTTGTCATCTGGACTAGATGTTCCTGTTGTTCAAGAAAGATGCAAGCTTCTTGATGTATATTTGAAG AAGCTTCTTCAGATTCCAACCATATCAGAGTCTATAGAGGTCTGGGATTTTCTCAGTGTTGATTCACAG ACATATGTTTTCTCAGATTCTCTCTCCATCATCCAAACATTATCAG TGAATCTTGATGTTAAGCCACATGAAAAGAGTGCGAAAAGTTTTGATTCCATTGAAGATGTCAATAGCCAGTTATTTTCTGCAGAGAAAAATCAAAATTATGAGATCAAAGACAGTGCTACACCAATGAGTAAGAGTTACCCTGAATCTGATGGTTTCAGACTGAGAAAACCATATACGGAGAAAATTTCAGGTCCAGATACTAGAAAGGAGCAGAAGAATTCATGTCAGGACAAGACAGGAAGTGATCCAGAAAGTAGGCTTGGGAAGAATGTTCCATCTACTGGCAAATCCGACCAGCTAAAGAAACACTCAGTAGTGGGAGTTGAGACTTTGCAAGAGAGCTCTAAAAGTATTCATTCTGGTGGGGCCTTCAGCATTCCGACTGAA TGGGTGCCAGTGCCTCCAAATTTGACTATTCCCATATTGAATTTAGTAGATGTAATTTTCCAGCTGAAGGATGGCGGTTGGATCAG GCGCCAAGCTTTTTGGATCGCTAAGCAGTTATTACAGTTGGGAATGGGGGATGCTTTTGATGATTGGCTTATTGAGAAAATCCAGCTTCTTAGAAGGGGAGTGGTAATTGCTTCTGCTATAAAGCGTATTGAGCAA ATTCTCTGGCCTGATGGAATTTTTTTAACTAAACATCCTAAACGAAAAGCTCCAACACCAGTTTCTTCACCGGGCACTCAGGACAACCAAAACGCTAATCCATTGACTACTGAACAACAGCTAGAAGCTGATCGCCGGGCAAAATTCGTTTATGAACTAATAATAG ATAAAGCACCAGCTGCTTTGGTAAGTCTTGTTGGCAGAAAGGAATACGAGCAGTGTGCTCAGGATATATATTTCTTTCTTCAG GTGGTCTTGTTCTTGTGTACAGTCCCCTGTTTGTTTGAAGCAGTTTGCACTAGAACTTCTGGAGCTTCTGTTTTTGTCAGCATTTCCTGA